From the Pungitius pungitius chromosome 6, fPunPun2.1, whole genome shotgun sequence genome, one window contains:
- the LOC119195489 gene encoding histone H2B-like — MPDPPTVKAPKKGSKKAVSKAVTKGGKKRRKSRKESYAIYVYKVMKQVHPDTGISSKAMGIMNSFVSDIFERIAGEASRLAHYNKRSTITSREIQTAVRLLLPGELAKHAVSEGTKAVTKYTSSK, encoded by the coding sequence ATGCCTGACCCACCCACCGTCAAAGCGCCCAAGAAAGGCTCCAAGAAAGCCGTGTCCAAGGCTGTCACCAAGGGCggcaagaagaggagaaagtCCAGGAAGGAGAGCTACGCCATCTACGTGTACAAGGTGATGAAGCAGGTCCACCCCGACACAGGCATCTCCTCCAAGGCCATGGGCATCATGAACTCGTTCGTGAGCGACATCTTTGAGCGCATCGCCGGTGAGGCCTCTCGTCTGGCTCACTACAACAAGCgctccaccatcacctccagGGAGATCCAGACCGCTGtccgcctgctgctgcccggCGAACTGGCGAAGCACGCCGTGTCTGAGGGAACCAAGGCCGTGACCAAGTACACTAGCTCCAAGTAG
- the LOC119195485 gene encoding histone H1-like, which translates to MAEVAPAPAAPKAAKKKASKPKKVGPSVSDLIVKTVAASKERSGVSTAAVKKALTAGGYDVDKNNARVKTAIKSLVAKGTLVQIKGIGASGSFKMSKTTADKPAKKAAPKAKKPTAKKPAAAKKPKAAAVKKVVAAKKSPKKATKPAAAKKVAKIPKKVAKSPKNVAKSPKKVAKSPKKVVKKAPAAKKVPVKKAAKPKAKKAAPKKK; encoded by the coding sequence ATGGCAGAAgtagctccagctccagccgcGCCCAAAGCAGCCAAGAAGAAGGCGTCCAAGCCGAAGAAGGTCGGTCCCAGCGTCTCTGACCTCATCGTGAAAACTGTGGCCGCTTCCAAGGAGCGGAGCGGCGTGTCTACTGCAGCCGTCAAGAAGGCTCTGACCGCCGGGGGATACGATGTGGACAAGAACAATGCCCGCGTCAAGACCGCCATCAAGAGCCTGGTGGCCAAGGGGACTCTGGTCCAGATCAAGGGGATCGGGGCCTCTGGCTCCTTCAAGATGAGCAAGACGACCGCCGACAAACCGGCAAAGAAAGCCGCTCCGAAAGCCAAGAAGCCCACTGCGAAGAAACCCGCAGCGGCCAAAAAGCCCAAAGCAGCGGCAGTGAAGAAGGTTGTAGCCGCTAAGAAGTCACCGAAGAAGGCCACGAAACCCGCAGCGGCCAAGAAGGTAGCCAAGATCCCCAAGAAGGTGGCCAAGAGCCCCAAGAACGTAGCAAAGAGCCCCAAGAAGGTGGCCAAGAGCCCCAAGAAGGTGGTGAAAAAGGCCCCCGCAGCCAAGAAAGTCCCCGTTAAGAAAGCTGCTAAGCCCAAAGCCAAGAAAGCTGCACCCAAGAAGAAGTGA